One window of the Pedobacter ginsengisoli genome contains the following:
- a CDS encoding AraC family transcriptional regulator, translating to MRKYEEDNSISVISIQGFRDGQLAGREEILFNELHGQRIIEKPHTHDFFIINLFGLAQGVHNIDSVDYLIGNYQVHVLFPGQMHKWDIKAGTVGYQLMIESAFFEQFAPYFRFSFTNYQNHPVIQLTDEAFDLLYYEFDAIKNELKRDNSLKHLISARAAVIAAIVSREAENTFTEFKVYQSNTRLAEFNMLIDEFFKEQKLVAFYAEKLNISANYLNILCKKNLKISAGQLIQQRVCTEAKRLLQATSLSIKEVAFELGFVDHAYFSNFFKGQTGITPTGFREKR from the coding sequence ATGCGTAAATACGAAGAAGATAATTCGATATCGGTTATAAGTATTCAGGGATTTCGTGATGGGCAGTTGGCTGGCCGTGAAGAGATTTTATTTAATGAGCTTCATGGCCAAAGAATTATAGAAAAGCCCCATACCCACGATTTTTTTATCATTAACCTCTTTGGCCTGGCTCAAGGGGTACACAATATTGACTCGGTTGATTATCTGATTGGGAACTACCAGGTACATGTATTGTTTCCTGGGCAGATGCATAAATGGGATATTAAAGCTGGTACTGTAGGCTATCAGCTTATGATAGAAAGTGCTTTTTTTGAACAGTTTGCCCCGTATTTCAGGTTTTCGTTTACCAATTATCAAAACCATCCGGTTATACAATTAACAGATGAAGCTTTTGATTTGTTATATTATGAATTTGATGCCATTAAAAATGAGTTGAAAAGAGATAATTCACTTAAGCATTTGATTAGTGCCCGTGCGGCTGTTATAGCAGCTATAGTAAGCAGGGAAGCAGAAAATACATTTACTGAATTTAAGGTTTATCAATCAAATACAAGGCTGGCAGAATTCAATATGTTAATAGATGAATTTTTTAAGGAGCAGAAATTAGTAGCCTTTTATGCCGAAAAACTGAATATTTCTGCAAATTACCTGAATATCCTTTGCAAAAAAAACCTAAAAATATCTGCGGGTCAACTTATACAGCAAAGGGTATGTACTGAGGCCAAAAGGCTGCTTCAAGCCACTAGCCTTTCAATTAAAGAAGTCGCTTTTGAATTGGGATTTGTAGATCATGCATATTTCTCAAACTTTTTTAAAGGCCAGACAGGTATTACGCCCACCGGATTTCGCGAGAAAAGATAA
- a CDS encoding amidohydrolase — MKHFSISRKDFIRDSAIGLAGLALTPGLLYAQSGKNAEDKTIKPTNAYTLKNVRLEIGFEYEGDEVIATKTDLFLIEIDNGKIKRISPNKPGANAIDAKGMLMLPSFKDMHIHLDKTFYGGKWQAVKRRSGGVKGMIELEQQILPELLKTSIFKAEKMIELLQSKGTSFARSHVNIEPTSKLDSLKNLQKALENKKKGFGAELVAFPQHGVFYTDSVPYLKEAAKMDIDFIGGVDPYSVDGAIEKTMDFTVQLALDNNKGIDIHLHESGESGLKTIDYLIDKVNENPTLKGKTYLSHCFALARLDKIKEEEMAVKLANAQIGINSTIPFGGLIMPIPTLMKHGVKVMTGNDSIVDHWNTFGTGSVLQKANLAAQLYGYSTEFLLSRILKLATTGPLPLDDKGMQQWPKAGDDADLVLIDASCSAEAVSRISPVKSLIYKGNIVF; from the coding sequence ATGAAACATTTCAGTATATCGCGCAAAGATTTTATTAGGGATTCGGCAATAGGGCTGGCAGGATTAGCTCTTACCCCCGGACTACTGTACGCACAGTCTGGTAAAAATGCTGAGGATAAAACAATAAAACCAACGAATGCTTATACTTTGAAAAACGTTCGCCTGGAAATAGGTTTTGAATATGAGGGTGACGAAGTTATTGCCACAAAAACCGACCTTTTTTTAATTGAAATTGATAATGGCAAAATAAAAAGAATAAGCCCTAATAAGCCAGGTGCAAATGCTATTGATGCCAAAGGGATGTTAATGCTTCCTTCGTTTAAGGATATGCATATCCATTTGGATAAAACCTTCTATGGAGGTAAATGGCAGGCAGTAAAAAGACGAAGTGGAGGTGTAAAAGGCATGATTGAGCTGGAACAGCAAATATTGCCTGAGCTGCTGAAAACTTCGATCTTTAAAGCTGAAAAGATGATTGAACTACTGCAATCGAAGGGAACATCCTTTGCGCGCAGTCATGTGAATATTGAGCCAACCTCTAAACTGGATTCACTTAAAAATCTGCAAAAAGCATTAGAAAATAAAAAGAAGGGTTTCGGAGCCGAATTAGTTGCCTTTCCACAACATGGTGTATTCTATACAGATTCTGTTCCTTATCTGAAAGAGGCGGCCAAGATGGACATTGATTTTATAGGAGGTGTGGATCCTTATAGCGTTGATGGTGCTATAGAGAAAACAATGGATTTTACAGTACAACTGGCATTAGATAATAATAAGGGGATAGATATTCACTTGCACGAATCTGGTGAGTCGGGATTAAAAACTATAGATTACTTAATTGATAAAGTAAACGAAAACCCAACACTAAAAGGTAAAACATATCTGAGCCATTGTTTTGCTTTAGCAAGATTAGATAAAATAAAAGAGGAAGAAATGGCTGTGAAATTAGCCAATGCCCAAATAGGTATCAACTCTACTATACCTTTTGGCGGACTAATTATGCCAATTCCTACATTGATGAAACACGGTGTAAAAGTAATGACCGGAAATGACAGTATTGTAGATCATTGGAATACTTTTGGAACTGGCAGCGTACTACAAAAAGCTAACCTGGCGGCACAACTGTATGGCTATTCTACTGAATTTTTGTTGTCAAGAATTTTAAAGCTTGCAACTACAGGCCCATTGCCTTTGGATGATAAAGGAATGCAGCAGTGGCCAAAAGCGGGCGATGATGCTGATTTGGTTCTTATTGATGCAAGCTGCTCTGCCGAAGCCGTTTCGCGGATATCTCCGGTAAAATCTCTAATCTATAAAGGAAATATTGTTTTTTAA
- a CDS encoding two-component regulator propeller domain-containing protein produces MRLLHFFIVLIWMEVQFLPVQAQLSSGGSNEQSLYGSYALKTYTIADGLPSKNTTATLKDRRGFIWIGTENGLCRFDGYTFKVFYHKEGDDTSISNNYVNTIVEDHQGKLWVGTMDGLNLLDPLTEKFQNFYHDEKVVSSISNNKIWSLLCDREGTVWIGTDDGFNRFLEQTKSFTTYQPNQGVPGAMVGKSVNAIVEDKHGSLWLGNWSGGLNRFDKRTARFINFQQTQLPGLKNPNDIWSLAYDENGVIWVGTYWNGLFKFDPGKSNFTPVQVPDKTNTGVYSILPVQKNRLIVGGNNGFYWLNTENYSWEPIKDVANYPFGNCYMDHNGIIWINARNGVLKIDRQQYKFDLTELELENYEVNSVVSKDSILWIGTNKGLFTLNYKSGKLSGIKKSAQTNGLKSNDISKLYFDSKGILWILTENGFDSYDKERNLFVHHNHRSSLGSLFNEDVFRDILEVDPGIYYLATDAGLKVYNSHSNTFKHYFNKKNDKYSLSNNHLYSLLKDKKGNIWIGTYGGGVNIFDRKSERFRVIRSAEHSGAGISSNIIRNLYQDSNDNIWITTPDGLNKYIAKDQRFVVYSKKDGFFNNVFKDITEDIKGNIWVTTESGISTFDPKHISVRNFDEADGVSVNTVMLNNGQNIFLTGNKGIIKFDPLAIYSNKTIPAVYFTDFQLFNKSVFPSANGPLKENLNVLKELTLNYEQSVFSFEFVGLNYIYPEKNKYAYILIGFDKKWNYVGTQRKATYTNLNPGTYKLWIRASNNDGVWNNKGRVLVIHINPPWYWTWWAYLLYALVFCLAIYGYILYRNKQEDLKYKIKVANIESEKEKELNEKKLSFFTNISHEFRTPLTLIINPIKELLYHDDKNVDTSNLNIVYRNAKRLLSLVDQLLLFRKADTQADKLKAADLDIVNLCKEVYLCFSHQARSRKINYEFLSSQDHIQIYADREKLEIAIFNLLSNAIKFTPDEGYVSLEVSETLGTVNIQVKDSGSGIPENSGQKIYSRFYQEPDHNNSLRTGFGIGLYLVKNFVEIHGGTISYKSSQNKGTSFFITLLKGKSHLDTDQILPGSDASSLLLMELAEDEESLVNRNEKTTVEEYDRALALEKKSLIIIDDNKSIRDYLVEVFKVQYHLYVAASGEEGMRMIREFLPDFIISDVMMQGISGIEICSLVKEDASLCHIPIVLLTASSSPEIKLKGIEIGADDYISKPFDKDLLVARVAGILKSKSSLQQYFYNEVTLNPNNFRISAEYRDFLQDCIRIVEKHITDPNFSIQILADEIGMSRSNLFNKIKSISGRSSNSFIRFIRLRKAAEIFINTDNTISETMFMVGMNDIKYFREQFNKLFNMNPSDYIKKYRKNFSNNITLNKDVVKK; encoded by the coding sequence ATGCGTTTACTTCATTTTTTTATTGTTTTGATATGGATGGAAGTTCAGTTTCTACCTGTTCAGGCTCAGTTAAGTTCAGGGGGAAGTAATGAACAGTCTTTATATGGAAGTTATGCACTTAAAACATATACTATTGCTGATGGGTTGCCCTCTAAGAATACAACGGCTACTCTTAAAGACCGAAGAGGTTTTATTTGGATAGGTACTGAAAATGGTTTGTGCCGTTTTGATGGATACACCTTTAAGGTGTTTTATCATAAAGAGGGAGACGATACTTCCATTAGCAACAATTACGTAAACACAATTGTAGAGGACCATCAGGGTAAATTATGGGTTGGGACAATGGATGGCTTAAATTTACTGGATCCACTTACTGAAAAGTTTCAGAACTTTTATCATGATGAAAAGGTTGTCTCATCTATAAGCAATAATAAAATATGGTCATTGCTTTGTGATCGTGAGGGAACTGTATGGATTGGAACAGATGATGGTTTTAATAGATTTCTGGAACAAACCAAATCCTTTACTACCTATCAGCCAAATCAAGGTGTACCAGGTGCCATGGTTGGGAAATCTGTTAATGCCATTGTTGAAGACAAACATGGAAGCCTGTGGCTTGGAAACTGGAGTGGCGGATTAAATAGGTTTGATAAGAGGACAGCGCGTTTTATTAATTTTCAACAGACACAATTACCCGGACTTAAGAACCCAAATGACATTTGGTCACTTGCATATGATGAGAATGGGGTAATCTGGGTTGGTACTTATTGGAATGGGCTGTTTAAGTTTGATCCGGGAAAAAGCAATTTTACACCAGTTCAAGTACCAGATAAAACTAATACAGGTGTCTACAGCATTTTGCCTGTACAAAAGAATAGACTTATTGTTGGAGGGAATAATGGCTTCTATTGGTTGAATACTGAGAATTATAGTTGGGAACCCATTAAAGATGTAGCAAATTACCCTTTCGGGAATTGTTATATGGATCATAACGGGATAATTTGGATTAATGCCAGAAATGGTGTTTTGAAGATTGATCGACAGCAATATAAGTTTGATTTGACAGAACTTGAACTGGAGAATTACGAGGTCAATAGCGTGGTAAGTAAAGATTCCATACTCTGGATTGGAACTAATAAGGGCCTGTTTACGCTAAATTATAAATCAGGAAAGCTATCTGGAATTAAAAAAAGTGCGCAAACAAATGGTTTAAAGAGCAATGATATTAGTAAACTTTATTTTGACAGCAAGGGGATTTTATGGATTTTGACCGAAAATGGATTTGATAGTTATGATAAGGAACGTAATCTATTTGTTCACCATAATCATCGCTCATCTTTAGGGAGCCTTTTTAACGAAGATGTTTTTCGGGACATCCTTGAAGTTGATCCAGGCATTTATTACCTGGCAACAGATGCCGGACTGAAAGTTTATAATAGTCACAGTAATACTTTTAAGCACTATTTTAACAAAAAGAATGATAAGTATTCCTTAAGTAATAACCATTTGTATTCGTTGTTAAAGGATAAAAAAGGCAATATTTGGATAGGAACATATGGTGGGGGTGTGAATATTTTCGACAGAAAGTCGGAGCGTTTCCGGGTTATCAGATCTGCAGAACACTCAGGTGCCGGAATCAGCAGTAACATCATCAGAAATCTCTATCAGGATTCCAATGATAACATCTGGATTACAACCCCAGACGGGCTAAATAAATACATAGCTAAAGATCAGCGCTTTGTAGTTTATTCGAAAAAGGATGGTTTTTTCAATAATGTATTTAAAGACATTACTGAAGATATTAAAGGAAATATTTGGGTAACCACTGAAAGTGGAATATCAACGTTTGATCCTAAGCATATATCGGTTAGGAATTTTGATGAGGCAGATGGGGTTTCTGTGAATACAGTTATGCTGAACAATGGTCAAAACATATTTCTTACCGGAAATAAGGGGATAATCAAATTCGATCCTTTGGCTATTTATTCGAATAAAACTATTCCGGCAGTATATTTTACTGATTTTCAGTTGTTCAATAAATCTGTTTTTCCAAGTGCCAATGGGCCATTAAAAGAAAATCTGAATGTTTTAAAGGAGTTAACCCTGAACTATGAGCAAAGTGTTTTCTCTTTTGAATTTGTTGGCTTAAATTATATATATCCCGAAAAAAATAAATATGCCTATATATTAATAGGGTTTGATAAGAAATGGAATTATGTAGGTACACAACGCAAGGCAACTTATACAAATTTAAACCCGGGAACTTATAAACTTTGGATAAGGGCATCAAATAATGATGGTGTATGGAACAACAAAGGGCGAGTCCTGGTAATTCATATTAATCCGCCCTGGTACTGGACCTGGTGGGCGTATCTTCTTTATGCATTGGTATTTTGTTTGGCCATTTATGGATATATCTTGTATAGGAATAAACAGGAGGATTTGAAATATAAGATAAAGGTAGCCAATATAGAAAGTGAAAAAGAGAAAGAACTAAACGAGAAAAAACTTTCTTTTTTTACCAATATTTCTCATGAATTCAGGACACCGCTTACTTTAATTATCAATCCAATTAAAGAATTGCTTTATCATGATGATAAAAATGTAGATACCAGTAATCTTAACATCGTGTATCGGAATGCAAAAAGATTGCTTAGCCTTGTTGATCAGTTATTGCTTTTCAGGAAAGCTGATACCCAGGCAGACAAGCTGAAAGCTGCAGATTTGGATATTGTTAACTTGTGTAAGGAAGTATACCTCTGTTTTTCCCATCAGGCCCGCTCAAGAAAGATAAACTATGAATTTCTCTCTTCGCAGGACCATATACAAATTTACGCAGACCGCGAAAAGTTAGAAATTGCCATATTTAACCTGCTTTCAAATGCGATAAAATTTACACCAGATGAAGGATATGTTTCTCTGGAGGTATCTGAAACATTAGGAACAGTAAATATTCAGGTTAAAGATAGTGGCTCTGGTATTCCCGAAAATTCGGGTCAGAAAATTTACAGTAGGTTTTATCAGGAGCCTGATCACAACAATTCTTTAAGAACAGGTTTTGGCATTGGATTATACCTTGTGAAAAATTTTGTAGAGATTCATGGTGGTACGATTAGTTATAAAAGTTCCCAAAATAAGGGTACGAGCTTTTTTATTACCTTATTGAAGGGAAAAAGTCATCTTGATACAGATCAGATTTTGCCTGGTTCTGATGCAAGTTCTCTGCTACTGATGGAGCTTGCTGAAGATGAAGAAAGTTTGGTTAATCGGAACGAAAAGACTACTGTTGAGGAATATGACCGGGCCCTTGCTTTAGAAAAGAAATCGCTTATTATTATAGACGACAATAAATCGATAAGGGATTATCTGGTTGAGGTTTTCAAAGTCCAGTATCACTTGTATGTTGCTGCAAGTGGGGAGGAAGGGATGAGAATGATTAGGGAATTTCTTCCTGATTTCATCATCAGTGATGTTATGATGCAAGGAATTAGTGGAATTGAAATTTGTAGTCTGGTTAAGGAGGATGCATCCCTGTGCCATATTCCAATAGTGTTACTTACTGCCAGTTCATCGCCTGAAATTAAATTGAAGGGCATCGAGATCGGTGCCGATGACTACATAAGTAAACCTTTTGATAAGGATTTACTGGTTGCCAGAGTTGCGGGCATTCTAAAGAGCAAGAGCAGTCTTCAGCAATATTTCTATAATGAGGTTACATTGAACCCAAATAATTTCAGGATCTCTGCAGAATACAGAGATTTTCTTCAAGATTGCATTAGGATTGTAGAGAAACACATCACTGATCCAAACTTTAGTATCCAGATTCTGGCTGATGAGATTGGTATGTCTCGTTCTAACCTGTTTAACAAAATCAAATCTATTTCCGGAAGATCATCTAACAGTTTTATTCGCTTTATACGCTTGCGGAAAGCAGCTGAAATATTTATTAATACAGATAATACCATTTCAGAGACCATGTTTATGGTTGGGATGAATGATATTAAATATTTCAGGGAGCAGTTTAATAAATTGTTCAATATGAATCCTTCCGACTACATTAAGAAATACCGCAAAAATTTTTCAAATAATATTACCCTGAACAAAGATGTGGTAAAAAAGTAG
- a CDS encoding ExbD/TolR family protein has protein sequence MATLSIPQNGKALKGKNRTQRTLPSVDLTAMVDLAFLLITFFMLTTSLSKFGAMDVAKPITEIPDQPYPASRTVTVLLGKDNGIVWYKGEREKATPQRASFKQISTVLAQNKKEIARLYNNDPSKFMIVIIKPTESSTYKNFVDLLDEMSISDVKSYLIDDKSLLIQEQEYLQKLGAI, from the coding sequence ATGGCAACCTTAAGCATTCCTCAAAATGGCAAGGCCTTAAAAGGAAAAAACAGAACACAAAGAACACTCCCTTCGGTAGACCTTACCGCAATGGTAGATCTCGCATTTCTTTTAATAACCTTTTTTATGCTTACTACGTCCTTATCTAAGTTTGGAGCCATGGATGTAGCTAAGCCTATTACCGAGATACCAGATCAACCTTATCCCGCTTCCAGAACAGTAACAGTTCTTTTAGGTAAAGATAACGGCATCGTTTGGTATAAAGGGGAAAGGGAAAAAGCAACTCCACAAAGGGCTAGTTTTAAGCAGATAAGTACTGTTTTGGCCCAAAATAAAAAGGAAATAGCCAGGTTGTATAACAATGATCCCAGCAAGTTTATGATTGTTATTATTAAACCAACAGAAAGTTCAACCTATAAGAATTTTGTAGACTTATTGGATGAAATGAGCATTTCGGATGTGAAATCTTACCTGATTGATGACAAGAGCCTGTTAATTCAGGAACAGGAATATTTGCAAAAGCTAGGAGCAATATGA
- a CDS encoding amidohydrolase, protein MENNYSALAKGHYILKNVRLETGFITEENEISGTHTELFCVEIKDGKIFKILPNVQQLANAVDAGGLLMLPGFKDMHIHLDKTLYGLPWQALSPKRKTVQDMIAYEQQIIPELLKTSTHRAGLLINLLQHYGTTFARTHFNVDTTSGLRSLENLQKALDNKKECFNAELVAFPQHGLYYTNSAPLMKEAARLENVAFIGGLDPFSIDKNIEKAIDFTVQLAIDNNKGIDIHLHDSGKEGVRTIEYLIEKAIENPQLQGKTYVSHAFALAALQPQEASEISKKLANAKVGIVSSIPFRGRVMPIPTLIKHGVEVLVGNDNVQDYWSTFGSGNMLQKANLMASLYGWGTEFDLSRTLRFATKNVLPLSDEGKMQWPKAGDKAELVLVDASCSAEAVSRMSATIAFVQEGNLYWKDKAS, encoded by the coding sequence ATGGAAAACAACTATTCAGCACTTGCAAAAGGCCATTATATCTTAAAAAATGTCCGTTTAGAAACTGGATTTATCACTGAAGAAAACGAAATCTCCGGGACACATACTGAACTGTTCTGTGTTGAAATAAAAGACGGAAAAATCTTCAAAATACTTCCTAATGTGCAACAATTGGCAAATGCCGTTGACGCTGGAGGCCTGCTAATGTTGCCAGGGTTTAAAGATATGCATATTCATCTGGACAAAACCTTGTATGGTTTGCCTTGGCAGGCGCTTTCTCCTAAACGAAAAACAGTTCAGGATATGATTGCTTATGAGCAACAGATTATTCCTGAATTATTAAAAACATCTACACACAGAGCCGGGTTGCTGATCAATCTTTTGCAACACTATGGAACTACTTTTGCCCGAACCCATTTTAATGTGGATACCACATCCGGTCTTCGTTCATTAGAAAACCTGCAAAAAGCACTTGATAACAAAAAGGAATGCTTTAATGCTGAACTGGTGGCTTTTCCTCAGCACGGACTTTATTATACAAATTCAGCTCCGCTGATGAAGGAAGCGGCACGGTTGGAGAATGTAGCTTTTATTGGAGGTCTAGATCCATTCAGTATTGATAAAAATATTGAAAAGGCTATTGATTTTACAGTTCAGCTAGCTATAGATAATAATAAAGGTATTGATATCCACCTTCACGACTCTGGAAAAGAAGGGGTACGTACGATTGAATATCTTATTGAAAAAGCCATTGAAAACCCACAATTACAGGGTAAAACCTATGTGAGTCATGCTTTTGCGCTGGCTGCACTTCAGCCACAGGAAGCAAGCGAAATTTCAAAAAAATTGGCTAATGCTAAAGTAGGTATTGTTTCTTCAATTCCATTTAGAGGGAGGGTTATGCCTATACCAACATTGATAAAACACGGGGTAGAGGTTTTGGTTGGTAATGATAATGTACAAGATTATTGGAGTACATTCGGTTCTGGCAATATGCTACAGAAGGCAAATCTGATGGCTAGTCTGTACGGTTGGGGAACCGAATTTGATCTGTCAAGAACCTTACGTTTTGCTACAAAAAACGTACTTCCTTTATCTGATGAAGGAAAAATGCAATGGCCTAAAGCAGGGGATAAAGCCGAACTGGTGTTAGTAGATGCAAGTTGTTCTGCAGAGGCTGTTTCCAGAATGTCTGCAACTATTGCTTTTGTACAAGAAGGAAACCTTTATTGGAAAGATAAGGCATCATAG